The Puniceicoccus vermicola genomic sequence CAGTTGGAGGCGGGCCGAGGCGGAATCGATCTCCGGCCAGACCGGTGGATTGGGGATGATCCAGGAGCGCTCTTCGACGGTGATTTGTTCGGACTGATCTTCGTTTGTTGAGGATCGACCTCCCGGAGGGGAGAACGAAATGTTGTTGTCGGTCACATTCCAGTGGTAACCGGTTTGTTGTGACATGATGTCGAGAATACGGATTGCAGGAAGGTTTCGAACGGAGAAGTTTACCTGACGATCTTCCGGTGCCGCACTGACCACAATGCTGACGCCCATGGAATTGTCGGAGTTGTTCTCCGCTATTAGGTCCGTGAGAGCTTGGGCGGCTGTCGGCAGGCTTGTCCCCAGAAAAGTGGCGCGGGGGATGACGACGGATTCGAGTTGTTCCAGAATGCGTTCGGTTTCCGCACTGGGAGGGGCGGGAGGCTCCTCCATTTTGAATCGCACACGGGCGGTTCCCAATGGGCCGGATCCATTCGGTTTCAGCTCGACCAAATAGAGGGCGTTGCCGGTTTCTTCGGCGGCCATCTCGGCGGCGTCGACGGCATCGTTGCGGAAGTCCTCTTTGTTCAGAAGATGGGTGTCGTAGCCGATGAGGCGGAAACGCTGGACCCGGTCCGGATTCCACTCGACCTGGACTTTGACATCCCGGGCAACCGATTGGAGAGAGCTCGAAAGGGCCTGAGCGAAGAGGGCTCCGGCATCCTCCGGCGAGTTGAGGAAGGCGTATTGGCCGTCGCCGTTGCGGGCGAGTTCGGAGAGGAGGGGGTCGTTGAGGTTTTCCCAGCCGATCCCGAACCCATCGAAGGCGATCCCCTGATTGCGGAACTTTTCGATCATCGCGACGAGCTGATCGGCTTCGGTCTGGCCGAGGTTGGCGATGCCGTCGGAGAGGAGAATGACCCGGTTTTCGTAGGCGGGCTGGTAATACCGTGCTGCCATCTCATAGGCGGTTGTCAGTCCGTTTTCCAGATTCGTCCCTCCCTCGGGGGCCGAGTTCAGGGCCGCCTGGATCTGGCCCGAGTTCGACGGGGAAGACTGGAGAAGGTCGACGCGGGAGTCGGTGGCAAAGGTGACGATATTGATGCGATCCTGGGGGCGGAGGCCATCCGTGAGCTTTTCAAAAGCGGCCTCAATGGTGCGCTTGCGGTCGGATCGCTGCATCGATCCGGAGTTGTCGATGGCGAAGGTGATCTGCGCGGGCTTTCCGGCCCGACTTTGGGCGGCGGTTTTCACGGCGAGACGCACCACTTTGAGATTGTGGCTGGCGGGCAGAGTCGCGGACTCGACCTCGAAGCGAACGGGTTCTCCGGAGGCGGGGGAGGGATCCCGGTAGTCAAAGGCGTTGTAGAATTCCTCCTGCCGAATCGAGACTGGATCGGGCGCGATACCCTGTTCGAGCTGGCGGGCGGCGAGCTGAAAGGAAACGTCGGCTACGTTCAGGGAGAAGGTGGAGAAATTATCCTCTTCGGTGTCGGTGAAGGTGGCTGCCGGGGGAGGCGCGGGACGTTTTACTGGCTTTGGTGCAGGCTTGGGTTTAGGCGCGACTTCGCGCTTCTTTAATTCGTCCGTTTCGCTGGCGAAGCTATTTTCGAAGCCATCGTATTCGTCTCCGTATATCTCTCTCCTCAAATTCGGCTCGATCCTGAGACCGTCCATTTTGGCTGTTTCTTCGGTGCTTGGATATGCGGATTCACCCCTGAAACGGTACATTTGATTGCCCCTTGAGCTCGAGTTGTCGAAGTCTCGAGCTACGTCGCTGCTAGCCATTTCGTAGTCTGCGGTTAACGATCCGGATTGCTTTGAATCGGTTTCCGAGAGGGAGGAACTACGGGAATGGGTGACTTGGCCGGGAGTTTCGTCGGCGAACAATTGGCCCATCAGGGGCAAGTCGCCCCCGAGACGGTCTACTTTGGCCTTTTCTCCGGCGAAGGAGGTTTGGCTGCGGGCGGGTTGAGGCGAAGTTTGTGGGCGGTGTGGAGCCGCGAACGGATCGTCCATGGGGGCGCTCGGTTGTACATATCCACTGGCAGCACCTAAGCTGAAGCCGCCGAAGTCCCGGGCTCTGTCGCTTTTGGCCATATCGAATTCTGCGGTCAACGATCCGGATGACAGTGAATCGGCTTCCGATCGGGAGGAACCCCAAGAACGGGTGACTTGGCCGAGAGCTTCGTTGCGGGTGGATTCGCGTTGAAGATCTCCGTACGTTTTCACGAATTCCTCGTAGCTGATGGAGCCGGTCGGAGAGGCAGCTGGAGGTTGTGGGGACTGAGGGGCAGCGGGGGGCGCTGAAGCACCCCCCCTACGGTCACTTCGGGTGGGAGCGGTGGTGACGGTGGGGGCGGATCCTGAACCGGCGATTGGGCCTCGGGTTTCGGCGGGGGGTTCGGACTCCGGGGAAGCGTTGAGAATATTATAGCTAGCGTCCCGAACCTCTAATCCAGGGGCTAAATCTTCCTCGAAAAGAGTGGACGAGTCTGCGATCACGGGAGAGGCATTGGGACTCTCGGGGGAAGGGCCGGACTGGGGGCGCATGAAGGAGGAGCCGGGAGCTTGGCGATTGCCTGTAGTTTCACCTTCAAAGCTTCCCGTTACGTTGAATTCCTCGAATTCGAATTGGGGGGACTCAGGGGCAGGGGGTGGCGCTGAAGCAACCCCCTTACGGAGATCTTCCTCTCTGGGTTCGGGAGGCTGAGAGACCGTGGAGGACGTCGTAGTAATCCCCGAGCTGAGGTCGTGGTCAGTGTCCTCAAAAAGGGCTGGTTTGGGTTTGATCGGATTGCTTTCCTGGACTCGGTCGAGTGAGGGAAAGAGGAGAAAGAGGAGGATGAGTCCGGCGGCGATCCCGCTTCCGACCGAGGAAATGCCGCGGAGGGAACGCAGCCAGATCGGGACCGGACTGGATCGGGGTGCCTCCGTATTGGAGGGAACGCCATGGACCTCGGCGAGGAGGTGGGCGGTTTCGACCAGCTTCTTGCGTCGTTCGAGAAGTGTCGGGTCCTGGGCAAAGGCCTCGCGGAGTTCTTTTTCCTCCTGTCGGGTGGTTTCTCCCAGAATGGAACGGAGGATGAGATCGTCGATGGGTTCCGGATCGTTCATTGTGAGCCTCCTTCGTTTTGAGCCTCGGCATGGAGTTGCTGGAGGGTGCGGCAGAGGATGAAGCCAACATTGGAAGCGGAGAGTTTCATGCGCTTGCCCATTTCCTTGTAGGACGCCCCTTCCTCGAATTTGAGCCGGAGGAGTTCCCGTTCCCGGTCGCCGAGGCCGGCGAGGAGGGATTCCAGGCGTTCCAATCGTTCCAGATGCTCCAGCCGTTGGTCGGGTCGCGTCGAGGGGTCGTCGTTGTCCGCCCGGACGGATTCGTCGAACGGGACGGTATGGCGATGCCTCCGAATTTCGTTGAGAGCGAGATTGCGGGCCGTGCGGTGAAGCCAGGCGAGAGGATGGCGGACGGGATTTTTCTCCTTTTCGAGCCGGATGGCGGATTCCTGAACCACATCTTCGGCCCCGGCATCGTCGAGATATTGGCAGACATAGCGATGAAGGCGCGGACGCCAGTCCTCGGGAAGAGCGGGAGAGCTCTTCGGGTCCTGAGGTTTTTCTTCAACATCGGCGGAAGAGTTCATGCGGATTCCCGATCGATTTCTCGACCGCAGTTCGGATAGGGCTCGGGGATCATGCTCACAATAATCTGGTCGTTACGCCGCGTGAGACACACGAACTTCTCTTTTATTAGAAAAAATCTGAAATTCGAGACGGAATTTCGGAATTCGGAGCGCAAATGACCAAGCCGAAAGCACTGAGATTTCTCCTGCTTCGTTGGCAGCTTCGCAGAACACGTCTAGCTCTCCTCTGGCACGGAATCACAAAAAAAGCCCCGGAGCGGGCGGCTCCGGGGCTTGATTAGATGAGTTTGACGATTCGCGTATTAGCGTCTGTCGAAGTCGTTCTCCGTCTTGTCAGTGTGGTTCATCCTGAGCGGTTCGAGTCGGCTCGATGCGATGAGGTTGCTGCTGCCTCGGTGTTTCGATTACTCCGGTTGGGCCGAATCGGTTGAATGAGATGGGAGATCTCTTTTAAGAACGGGCTTAGTTGGAGATCGGAATCGTGAGGAGAGGGGTTTGGCTCATAGCGTCCCCGGTTTCCAAAGCAAACATCTGGCTGAGAATCGTGAAGCTGGCTTTGGTATCGAGGTCTGAGTTCGGGATGGAATACCAGTTGCCGCGATAGTGGGTGCTGACATAGGCATCCGATGGGCGGGAGGAATCGACCTGGACTTTGAAGAGGTCGAGGAGAACCTGATTCCAGTCGAAAGCGGATCCGTCCGCATTCAATGTGCGGGTTACCCATCCGTCTTTGACGTGCTCTGCGGGGGCCTCCACCCCTTGGGAGAGGTAATAGAAAACTCCGAGAAGCGACCGAGTGTTGATGATGATCTCACCGGTGTTCTCCTGCCGAATCGAAGCCGTGCCCGCGAAAACGGGGTACTCGTTCAGCGCGGGATCGAGGCCGAGCAGTTCCCGGATCTCGTCCGCCTCAGCTGAGGCGCCGCTTTGGGGTAGGTAAAGAGCGGGGCCGCCTTCATTCTCCCCGGATGACCCCTTCCCTAATTGCATCATGCTTGTCTTTTGAAGTTCAAACATGAGGGCGGAAACTCGATTGAATTCGACATAGGTAGCCGCTTCCTTGGGGGTGGGGCCGGAAGCTCCGGGGGCA encodes the following:
- a CDS encoding vWA domain-containing protein, with the protein product MNDPEPIDDLILRSILGETTRQEEKELREAFAQDPTLLERRKKLVETAHLLAEVHGVPSNTEAPRSSPVPIWLRSLRGISSVGSGIAAGLILLFLLFPSLDRVQESNPIKPKPALFEDTDHDLSSGITTTSSTVSQPPEPREEDLRKGVASAPPPAPESPQFEFEEFNVTGSFEGETTGNRQAPGSSFMRPQSGPSPESPNASPVIADSSTLFEEDLAPGLEVRDASYNILNASPESEPPAETRGPIAGSGSAPTVTTAPTRSDRRGGASAPPAAPQSPQPPAASPTGSISYEEFVKTYGDLQRESTRNEALGQVTRSWGSSRSEADSLSSGSLTAEFDMAKSDRARDFGGFSLGAASGYVQPSAPMDDPFAAPHRPQTSPQPARSQTSFAGEKAKVDRLGGDLPLMGQLFADETPGQVTHSRSSSLSETDSKQSGSLTADYEMASSDVARDFDNSSSRGNQMYRFRGESAYPSTEETAKMDGLRIEPNLRREIYGDEYDGFENSFASETDELKKREVAPKPKPAPKPVKRPAPPPAATFTDTEEDNFSTFSLNVADVSFQLAARQLEQGIAPDPVSIRQEEFYNAFDYRDPSPASGEPVRFEVESATLPASHNLKVVRLAVKTAAQSRAGKPAQITFAIDNSGSMQRSDRKRTIEAAFEKLTDGLRPQDRINIVTFATDSRVDLLQSSPSNSGQIQAALNSAPEGGTNLENGLTTAYEMAARYYQPAYENRVILLSDGIANLGQTEADQLVAMIEKFRNQGIAFDGFGIGWENLNDPLLSELARNGDGQYAFLNSPEDAGALFAQALSSSLQSVARDVKVQVEWNPDRVQRFRLIGYDTHLLNKEDFRNDAVDAAEMAAEETGNALYLVELKPNGSGPLGTARVRFKMEEPPAPPSAETERILEQLESVVIPRATFLGTSLPTAAQALTDLIAENNSDNSMGVSIVVSAAPEDRQVNFSVRNLPAIRILDIMSQQTGYHWNVTDNNISFSPPGGRSSTNEDQSEQITVEERSWIIPNPPVWPEIDSASARLQLSTAAAIFADKLQNTNRFSAIDRAQLLAWTQQAQSFFNYPAEIETLANMIRNANFLP
- a CDS encoding RNA polymerase sigma factor: MNSSADVEEKPQDPKSSPALPEDWRPRLHRYVCQYLDDAGAEDVVQESAIRLEKEKNPVRHPLAWLHRTARNLALNEIRRHRHTVPFDESVRADNDDPSTRPDQRLEHLERLERLESLLAGLGDRERELLRLKFEEGASYKEMGKRMKLSASNVGFILCRTLQQLHAEAQNEGGSQ